One Xyrauchen texanus isolate HMW12.3.18 chromosome 44, RBS_HiC_50CHRs, whole genome shotgun sequence DNA segment encodes these proteins:
- the LOC127636960 gene encoding uncharacterized protein LOC127636960: MKAVIILMLLIVTVYCLPVKRSASSSESSEEGVVVPQPTPFLIKAHFELVEAEPTQTTESDESMEDADDTVDSNSSESESGETQTTSIPSTVEPTLGSTVEPTLGPIINTGRGDSLGYPSDYKKSIVYVDAKDIEKIPSPYKSYSSDKLGGLTIVSKKMSSYDDQRVNDVEKEIKLFKALQVHDVLPEEEDTSTPEVENTASGTDKDMEPSDRHTALGSHEITPARNQGSEIAQEGSDSEGASAGESPSTSASTSQEETEQSDGSLSSEETTKTPGAADSENDSSQSTESQESDSDEEITQTTEVTVVIAK; encoded by the exons atgaagGCTGTTATCATTTTGATGCTGCTCATTGTCACAGTCTACTGCCTACCG GTTAAGCGTTCAGCTAGCAGTTCCGAAAGCTCAGAAGAAGGTGTGGTTGTTCCACAG CCAACTCCTTTTCTAATAAAAGCTCATTTTGAACTAGTTGAAGCAGAACCTACACAG ACAACAGAATCTGATGAGAGCATGGAGGATGCAGATGACACGGTG GATTCCAATTCCAGTGAGAGTGAATCTGGGGAAACACAGACCACATCTATCCCATCAACAGTGGAGCCCACCCTGGGCTCCACTGTTGAGCCCACCCTGGGTCCGATTATCAACACAGGCCGTGGAGACAGCTTGGGCTACCCAAGTGACTACAAGAAATCCATTGTCTATGTCGATGCAAAAGACATTGAAAAAATCCCTTCCCCATACAAGTCCTACAGCAGCGACAAGCTGGGCGGTTTGACCATCGTCAGTAAGAAGATGTCTTCCTATGATGATCAGAGGGTCAATGATGTGGAGAAGGAGATTAAACTATTCAAG GCTCTTCAGGTCCATGATGTCCTCCCAGAAGAGGAAGACACCAGCACCCCTGAGGTGGAGAACACTGCCAGCGGCACAGACAAGGACATGGAGCCAAGTGACCGCCATACAGCTCTGGGGAGCCATGAGATCACTCCTGCCAGGAACCAGGGCAGCGAAATTGCTCAAGAAGGGTCTGACAGCGAGGGGGCCAGTGCTGGTGAATCTCCCAGTACCAGTGCAAGCACCAGCCAGGAGGAGACCGAGCAGTCAGATGGCAGCCTGAGCAGCGAGGAGACCACCAAGACACCTGGAGCTGCAGATAGTGAAAACGACTCTTCACAGAGCACTGAGAGCCAGGAGAGCGATTCGGATGAGGAGATCACCCAGACCACTGAGGTCACTGTTGTCATAGCGAAGTAA